A genome region from Panthera leo isolate Ple1 chromosome A2, P.leo_Ple1_pat1.1, whole genome shotgun sequence includes the following:
- the USHBP1 gene encoding Usher syndrome type-1C protein-binding protein 1 encodes MSSRAARPRSRRGRHAPPGELDPVAESSEEAEAAGGSSEPGPVPSQESCKPELLGPEAEARGQGLGGRPAKEAEENSNRGPAPSLKGPHGPAEEGHQATDVAPRPGELVPPRPGASDVFQILQHALSSLEAAAAAWHRRPPSCPGPVEAEDRSEAGPKPCLEEEGAGACQREAARLAERNAWLRLALGSREEELIRVQASVQAIQAEKETLQREVQELQDSLMKLEPFPLPSRGQAGGSGSGSSSSGVDEEPWGTQDPFSLAHPLLRRLRSDSSTQMFGPLRTQPLAPEVRIMESQTERLQGSIEKLKCFNHLLSAVLQGYKGRCEGLSMQLGQREAEATALRLALQYSEHCEEAYGVLLTLREADSGAREEAPMRDLEVAEKEAQRLLAHEEAAMDGGTPRNPQPSPEGSSVDRPTPQELATQLWGYVQRLQERRALVKIPPEPGPTLAPMPTVPHAEAMVQAILGTQPGPVLPRLEKMQIQRDLAATRETLAELMLRLQLMRREKRGLELKEAALRAQGPAHVLLLEQLRWEQAQLRTGGANSSGGDSSGGGSSGDEEESSQGPPAVLGGSRGIDGGQVGKAQGPEILAQELAASLHRALSLREQLQSLREELEQVAQKGRARRAQSAELNNDLCKAHSALVLAFRGAHRKQEEQRRKLEQQVALMEVRQAEELEMLEGTVRALGRPRPSRPPPRLGETFL; translated from the exons ATGAGTTCCCGGGCCGCACGACCCCGAAGCCGGCGAGGGAGGCACGCTCCACCT GGGGAGCTGGATCCTGTGGCAGAGAGTTCAGAGGAGGCCGAGGCAGCCGGCGGGAGTTCTGAGCCGGGGCCTGTGCCATCTCAGGAGAGCTGCAAGCCAGAGCTGCTGGGGCCAGAGGCAGAAGCCAGGGGTCAGGGCTTGGGGGGCAG GCCCGCCAAAGAGGCTGAAGAGAACTCTAACAGAGGACCGGCCCCATCTCTCAAGGGACCCCATGGGCCTGCAGAGGAAGGCCACCAGGCCACAGATGTAGCCCCACGGCCCGGGGAGCTGGTCCCCCCCAGGCCTGGAGCCTCTGATGTGTTTCAGATTCTCCAGCATGCCCTGAGCTCGCTGGAGGCTGCTGCTGCGGCCTGGCACCGCCGACCCCCAAGCTGTCCTGGGCCTGtggaggcagaggacagaagTGAGGCAGGACCAAAGccctgcctggaggaggagggggcaggggcttGCCAGAGGGAGGCAGCCCGCCTGGCAGAGAGGAATGCCTGGCTGCGATTGGCCCTGGGCAGCCGAGAAGAGGAGCTGATTCGCGTGCAGGCCTCCGTGCAGGCCATCCAGGCTGAAAAGGAGACGTTgcagagggag gtcCAGGAGCTCCAGGATTCCCTGATGAAGCTGGAGCCCTTTCCACTTCCCTCCCGTGGCCAAGCAGGTGGCTCGGGCAGTGGCTCCAGCAGTTCTGGGGTAGATGAAGAGCCCTGGGGGACTCAG GACCCCTTCTCCCTGGCTCACCCCCTGCTCCGGCGCCTCCGGAGTGATTCCAGCACTCAGATGTTTGGGCCTCTCCGCACTCAACCCCTCGCCCCCGAGGTGCGCATCATGGAAAGCCAGACGGAACGGCTCCAGGG GAGCATCGAGAAGCTCAAGTGTTTCAACCATCTGCTGTCAGCCGTGCTGCAGGGGTACAAGGGCCGGTGTGAAGGCCTCAGCATGCAGCTGGGCCAGCGGGAGGCTGAAGCCACAGCACTGCGTCTGGCCTTGCAGTACAG TGAGCACTGTGAGGAGGCGTATGGAGTCCTGCTCACTCTCCGGGAGGCAGATTCGGGAGCAAGAGAGGAAGCCCCTATGAGGGACCTGGAGGTGGCTGAGAAGGAGGCTCAGAGGCTGCTGGCACACGAGGAGGCTGCCATGGATGGAGGGACACCACGGAATCCACAGCCAAG CCCCGAGGGCAGCAGTGTGGATCGGCCCACACCACAGGAGCTGGCTACCCAGCTCTGGGGCTATGTCCAGCGTCTCCAGGAGCGCCGTGCTCTGGTGAAGATTCCCCCAGAGCCTGGCCCAACCTTGGCACCCATGCCCACCGTGCCCCATGCGGAGGCCATGGTGCAGGCCATTCTGGGGACCCAGCCTGGCCCAGTCCTACCCCGGTTGGAGAAGATGCAGATCCAGCGGGACCTGGCAGCCACACGG GAGACTCTGGCAGAACTGATGCTGCGGCTACAGTTGATGAGGCGGGAGAAGCGGGGTCTGGAGCTGAAGGAGGCTGCCCTccgggcccagggcccagcccatGTGCTCCTGCTAGAGCAGCTGCGGTGGGAACAGGCACAGCTCCGGACCGGTGGGGCCAACAGTAGTGGTGGGGACAGCAGTGGAGGCGGGAGCAGTGGAGACGAAGAGGAGTCGTCTCAG GGCCCTCCGGCTGTTCTTGGTGGCAGCAGGGGCATTGATGGAGGCCAGGTGGGCAAAGCGCAGGGCCCGGAGATTCTAGCCCAGGAACTAGCAGCGTCACTTCACCG GGCCCTGAGCCTGCGGGAGCAGCTGCAGTCTCTGCGGGAGGAACTGGAACAGGTGGCTCAGAAGGGGCGAGCCAGACGTGCTCAGAGTGCCGAGCTGAACAACGATTTATGCAAGGCTCACAG TGCCCTGGTCCTGGCCTTCCGAGGTGCCCACCGGAAGCAGGAAGAGCAACGGAGGAAGCTGGAACAGCAGGTGGCACTAATGGAGGTTCGACAGGCAGAGGAACTGGAAATGCTAGAAGGCACCGTAAGGGCGCTGGGGAGGCCCAGACCGTCTCGTCCACCTCCCCGGCTGGGAGAGACCTTTCTGTAG